A stretch of the Argentina anserina chromosome 6, drPotAnse1.1, whole genome shotgun sequence genome encodes the following:
- the LOC126798436 gene encoding biotin carboxyl carrier protein of acetyl-CoA carboxylase 2, chloroplastic-like, which translates to MASFTVPCPKACSAPIVRLGSQPSQPHQHLLSFHNCLNRSSLPSLQASALQSNVKKQSGAWKVHALSKVTAEKPADSAPINNTKSEDESAEKVSNSIPDASSISAFMAQVSDLVKLVDSRDIVELQMKQLDLELVIRKKEALEKPAPQAPVASAPPPYPYPMQYGPPPPAPAAAPAPASPAPAASAPALPAPAKPSASAHPPLKCPMAGTFYRSPGPGEPPFVKVGDKVQKGQVICIIEAMKLMNEIEADQSGTIVEVIAEDGKPVSVDTPLFVIAP; encoded by the exons ATGGCTTCTTTCACTGTCCCCTGTCCCAAAGCTTGTTCTGCCCCAATTGTTCGACTTGGGTCTCAGCCCTCACAGCCCCACCAGCACCTCCTCTCCTTCCACAACTGCCTCAATCGGTCTTCCTTGCCGTCTCTTCAAGCTTCTGCTCTTCAG AGCAACGTTAAGAAGCAATCTGGTGCTTGGAAGGTGCATGCACTCAGTAAG GTCACTGCAGAGAAGCCTGCAGATTCTGCACCCATAAATAACACCAAGTCTGAAGATGAGTCTGCTGAAAAGGTTTCAAACAGTATTCCAGATGCGTCATCAATCTCAGCATTTATGGCCCAAGTATCAGACCTCGTCAA GTTAGTGGATTCTAGAGATATTGTGGAGCTGCAGATGAAGCAACTAGATCTAGAGCTCGTAATAAGAAAGAAGGAAGCCTTGGAGAAGCCAGCACCACAAGCTCCTGTTGCATCGGCACCACCACCATATCCTTATCCTATGCAGTATGGCCCACCACCACCAGCCCCAGCAGCTGCTCCTGCTCCAGCAAGCCCAGCTCCAGCAGCGTCAGCACCTGCATTACCTGCCCCAGCAAAGCCAAGTGCCTCAGCTCACCCACCGCTGAAGTGCCCTATGGCTGGAACCTTTTACCGTAGTCCTGGACCTGGTGAACCACCTTTTGTCAAG GTAGGAGATAAAGTACAGAAAGGTCAAGTGATTTGCATCATTGAGGCCATGAAgttgatgaatgaaattgag GCTGATCAATCTGGAACCATAGTTGAGGTAATTGCTGAGGATGGAAAACCAGTGAGCGTAGACACG CCTCTTTTCGTCATAGCACCCTGA